Within Pseudomonas tructae, the genomic segment CGGCCTCGGGATTGGCGAAGTCGATGCTTGGCTTGCCGTGGGGGTTGGTGATCATGAACTGGCTCAGCTGCGGGCTGCTCTTGATCAACTGGGGGAAGTCGTAGCGGCCCTGGTGGCGGTTGCGCGGGTGCAGGGTCGGTTTGTTGGTTGTGGTCATCTTGATGTCCGGTGCAAAGCATTGCGGGTCAAGCCCGCTCCTACAGATCTGTGGGAGCGGGCTTGACCCGCGATGGCATCACTGAGGTCAGCGATCGTTACAAGGCGGCAATCCGCGCATGCTGCTCGGTGAAGTTGGCCAGGGCCTGCTCGGCCTCTGCCAGCTTGGCGCGCTCCTTGTCGATCACCGCAGGCGGTGCCTTGTCGACGAAGGCGGCGTTGGACAGCTTGCCACCAACGCGCTGGACTTCACCCTGCAGGCGCTGGATCTCCTTGTTCAGGCGAGCCAGCTCGGCGTCCTTGTCGATCAGGCCGGCCATCGGCACCAGCACCTGCAGATCGCCAACCAGGGCGGTGGCGCTCAGTGGTGCCTCGTCCTGTTCGCGGAGCACGGTGAAGGACTCGATCTTCGCCAGCTTCTTGAGCAGCGCTTCGTTTTCCTGCAGGCGGCGCTGGTCTTCGGCACTGGCGTTTTTCAGGAACAGTTGCAGGGGCTTGCCCGGACCGATGTTCATTTCGCCACGGATGTTGCGCACGCCGAGCATCAGCTCCTTGAGCCATTCGATATCGCCTTCGGCAGCGGCATCGATGCGGCTTTCATTGGCCACTGGCCATGGCTGCAGCATGATGGTCTTGCCTTCAGCGCCGGCCAGCGGCGCCAGGCGCTGCCAGATTTCTTCGGTGATGAACGGCATGAACGGATGGGCCAGGCGCAGCGCCACTTCCAGTACCCGAACCAGGGTGCGGCGAGTGCCACGGGCGCGTTCGACCGGGGCGTTCTCGTCCCACAGGACCGGCTTGGACAGCTCCAGGTACCAGTCGCAATACTGGTTCCAGATGAACTCGTAGAGCGCCTGGGCGGCGAGGTCGAAGCGGAACTGGTCGAGTTGGCGGGTTACTTCGGCTTCGGTGCGCTGCAACTGCGAGATGATCCAGCGGTCGGCCAGCGACAGCTCGTAGGCTTCACCGTTCTGGCCGCAGTCTTCGCCCTTGTCCAGCACGTAGCGGGCAGCGTTCCAGATCTTGTTGCAGAAGTTGCGGTAGCCTTCGACGCGGCCCATGTCGAACTTGATGTCGCGACCGGTGGAGGCCAGCGAGCAGAAGGTGAAGCGCAGGGCGTCGGTGCCGTAGCTGGCGATGCCTTCAGGGAACTCGGCCTTGGTCTGCTTGGCGATCTTCTCGGCAAGTTTTGGCTGCATCATGCCGCTGGTGCGTTTTTCCAGCAGCTCGTCCAGGGTGATGCCGTCGACGATGTCCAGCGGGTCAAGGACGTTGCCCTTGGACTTGGACATTTTCTGACCCAGGCCATCGCGCACCAGGCCGTGCACATAGACGGTCTTGAACGGTACCTGCGGGGTGCCGTCCTCGTTCTTGACCAGGTGCATGGTCAGCATGATCATCCGGGCAACCCAGAAGAAAATGATGTCGAATCCGGTGACCAGCACGTCGGTGGAGTGGAATTTCTTGAGGAATTCGGTCTGCTGTGGCCAGCCCAGGGTCGAGAAGGTCCACAGGCCCGAGCTGAACCAGGTGTCGAGGACGTCGTTGTCCTGGTTGAGGACCACGTCGGCACCGAGGTTGTGCTTGGCGCGGACTTCTTCTTCGCTGCGGCCGACATAAACCTTGCCGGACTCGTCGTACCAGGCCGGAATGCGGTGGCCCCACCACAGTTGACGGCTGATGCACCAGTCCTGGATATCGCGCATCCACGAGAAGTACATGTTTTCGTATTGCTTGGGCACGAACTGGATGCGGCCGTCTTCAACGGCAGCGATCGCCGGCTCCGCCAGCGGCTTGGTAGACACGTACCACTGGTCGGTCAGCCATGGCTCGATGACGGTGCCGGAACGGTCGCCCTTGGGTACTTTCAGCGCGTGGTCGTCGATGCTGACCAGCAAGCCTGCAGCGTCGAAATCGGCGACGATCTGCTTGCGCGCAACGAAGCGGTCCAGGCCTGCGTATTGTGCGGGCAGGGTAGCGTCGAGGCTTTCATTGAGGCTGCCGTCGAGGTTGAATACCTGGGCTGCCGGCAGCACGAAGGCGTTCTTGTCGAAGATGTTCAGCAGCGGCAGGTTGTGGCGCTTGCCGACTTCGTAGTCGTTGAAATCGTGGGCCGGGGTGATCTTCACGCAGCCGGTGCCGAATTCAGGGTCGCAGTAGTCGTCAGCAATGATCGGGATGCGTCGGCCAACCAGTGGCAGCTCGACGAACTTGCCGATCAGCGCTTTGTAACGCTCGTCTTCCGGGTTCACGGCAACGGCGGCGTCGCCGAGCATGGTTTCCGGGCGAGTGGTGGCGACGATCAGGTAGTCCTTGCCGTCAGCAGTCTTGGCTCCGTCGGCCAGCGGGTAGCGCAGGTTCCACAGGTGGCCCTTCTCGTCGTGGTTTTCCACTTCCAGGTCGGAGATCGCCGTGTGCAGCTTGGTGTCCCAGTTGACCAGGCGCTTGCCGCGGTAGATCAGGCCGTCTTCATGCAAGCGCACGAAGGCTTCTTTCACCGCTTCCGACAGGCCGTCGTCCATGGTGAAGCGCTCGCGGCTCCAGTCGACCGACGAGCCGAGGCGGCGAATCTGGCGGCTGATGTTGCCACCGGACTGGTCCTTCCATTCCCAGACTTTCTCCAGGAATTTCTCGCGGCCCAGGTCGTGGCGGTTCTGGCCCTTGGCTTCGAGTTGACGCTCGACCAGCATCTGCGTGGCGATACCGGCGTGGTCGGTACCCGGCTGCCACAGGGTGTCGCGACCCTGCATGCGGCGGAAACGGATCAGGGCGTCCATGATCGCGTTATTGAAGCCGTGACCCATGTGCAGGCTGCCGGTGACGTTCGGCGGCGGGATCATGATGGTGTAGGAATCGCCCGCGCCTTGCGGGGCGAAATAATTCTCGGACTCCCAGGTGTTGTACCAGGAAGTTTCAATAGCGTGCGGCTGGTAGGTCTTATCCATGCGCGGCGGGACCCTTAGGCATTTATTCAGGAAAGCCGGAGAGTATAACGAAGCGGCAAGCTTCAAGCGACAAGCTGCAAGCTCAGAGCGCCGCACGGCTCTTTCAGCTTGTCGCTTGCAGCTTGGAACTGCTTTTTATTGGTTGAGCAGGCGTTCGAGCCGGGCATCGAGCCGGCGCTTGATTTCGCTCTCGATATGCGGGGCGAAATCGTTGATCACATCTTGCATGATCAACTGGGCGGCGGCGCGCAGTTCGCTGTCCAGGTGCAGCAGCGTCTCCTGGCGCTTGGCCTGCGGGTCGGCAGGCGCTTGAGGCGCAGGTTGCGGCGCCGCTTCGGCCTCTTCAAGCAGCAGCGGGATCTGCTCCTCGACGGTATCGGTCAACAGCGGCGGCTCGAGGGATGCGTCGCCGAGCAACTGGCGGATCGACTCCAGGTCGTCCAGCAGGTGTGCGGATTGGGGCATGGGTGTGGGTTTGTCCATCGTCTTCAGAGTCGCTGTAAGCGGTGATCTTGCAGAGCATAGCCCTGTTCGCGGTAGAAACGGAAACTCTCTCGGGCCGCCTGACGAATCGCTGGCTCCTCGACCACGATCTCGGCGATCCGGGCAAAGCGGGCAGCGAACGGCGGCACCTTGAGATCAAGGTTGATCAGCAGGTCTTGATGGTTGCCGGCGTCATCGCCCAGTCCCAGGCCAACACTGCCTTGTGGTTCGTCTTCGGCCGCGCTGTGCGGCACGAAGGCCTCGCCCTTGAAGGCCCACAGGCGTGCGTCCAGCTCATCGCGCTGGGCGCTGTCGCGGCAATGCAGGTAGACCCGGTGCCCGAGGCGCCAGGCCTTCTCGCACAGCTTGCAGGCGAAATCCAGGCGCGCTGAAGGGGCGGTGCTGGGCAAGATGTAGAAATCGACTTTGCTCATGATCGGTCTGCCGGCCGGCTACGCCCGAAGGTGTAGCTGGCCAGCGTCATCTCAGGCGTTGGCGCGATCGAGCAGGTACTGGGTCAGCAGCGGTACCGGGCGGCCAGTGGCGCCTTTGTCCTTGCCGCCGCTGATCCAGGCGGTGCCGGCGATGTCCAGGTGGGCCCAGTGGTAGGCCTTGGCAAAGCGCGACAGGAAGCAACCGGCGGTGATGGTGCCGGCTTTCGGCCCGCCGATGTTGGCGATGTCGGCGAACGGGCTGTCGAGCTGCTCCTGGTATTCGTCGAACAGCGGCAGTTGCCAGGCGCGGTCGTCCGCGCGCTTGCCAGCATCGAGCAGTTGCCCGACCAGCTCGTCGTTGTTACCCATCAGGCCCGAGGTGTGGCTGCCCAGGGCGACGATGCAGGCGCCGGTCAGAGTGGCGATGTCGATCACTGCCTGCGGCTTGAAGCGCTCGGCGTAGGTCAGGGTATCGCACAGCACCAGGCGGCCTTCGGCGTCGGTGTTGAGGATCTCGACGGTCTGCCCGCTCATGGTCGTGACGATGTCGCCAGGACGGGTGGCGCCGCCGCTTGGCATGTTCTCGGCGCAGGCCAGCAGGCACACCAGGTTGATTGGCAATTGCAGTTCGAGCACGGCGCGCAGGGTGCCGAAGACGCTGGCAGCGCCGCCCATGTCGAACTTCATCTCATCCATGCCGGCGCCAGGCTTGAGGCTGATGCCACCGGTGTCGAAGGTGATGCCCTTGCCGACCAGTACGAATGGCTTTTCGCTCTTCTTGCCGCCCTGGTAGTTGAGCACGATCAGGCGTGGTGGCTGATCGCTGCCCTGGCCAACGGCGTAGAAAGCGCCCATGCCCAGGTCCTTGATCTTCTTCTCGTCCAGCACCTCGACCTTCAGGGCTTTGAATTCCTTGCCCAGGGCCTTGGCCTGCTCGGCCAGGTAGCTTGGGTGGCAGACATTGGGTGGCAGGTTGCCCAGGTCACGGGTGAAGCCCATGCCGTTGGCGATGGCGACGGCATGCTTGACCGCGCGCTCGACTTCGCTGACGCCAGCCTTGGCGCTGAGCAGGGTGATTTTCTTCAGGGCACGGGGTTCGGCCTTCTTGCTCTTGAACTGGTCGAAAACGTACTGGCCATCGAGCAGGGTTTCGGCCAGTAGACGGGTCTTGCCATAAAAAGCATCGCGACCGCTGACGTTAACGTCGTCCAGGGCCAGCGCCGCATCGCCGCCATTGAGGCCCTTGAGCACGGTCAGCACACTGGCGATGACTTTGCGAAAGCTGCGATCACCCAGTTCGCCATCCTTGCCGGTACCCACCAGCAGCACGCGCTCGGCCTTGAGGTTGGGCAGGCTGTGCAGCAGCAGGGTCTGGCCGACGTTGCCGGTCAGGTCGCCACGCTTGAGCACGCTGGCCAGGGCACCGCCGGTGGCCTCGTCGATAGACTTGGCGATGGCGCCGAGTTTGCCGCCTTGCGTCACGGGCAGGACCAGGGTAGCGGTTTTCAAGGATGCAGCAGCTACGCTTTTTACAACCAGTTCCATGTCAGGTTCCCCGAATGATCTGTCAGTGCGCGCGGCGTGTGCCGGCGCGTCAAGGGTTGTGGCCGCGTGGTCGCGTACCAGCAATAAAGCCCCCAGTTTGAGCCTGCTTCGCCCGCGCTGACAACCCCGAGATGAAGCATTGTGCGGCGCCAAGTGACAGGCACGGTCAATCACAGGATAATGCGCCAACTTTTACCCGGGTTCGCTCCAGCGAGCGGGCTACTATGTTGGCTGTTATGGATTCCTTGTTCGGCTGTCCGAGCCTGACAACCCAGGAGTGTCTGGTTTGATCGTCTTTCGTTATCTGTCCCGCGAGGTCCTGGTGACCTTGAGTGCCGTCAGCGCTGTGCTGCTGGTCATCATCATGAGCGGGCGCTTCATCAAATACCTGGCCCAGGCCGCGCAGGGCGTGCTCGATCCGAGCGTGCTGTTCCTGATCATGGGCTATCGTCTGCCGGGCTTCCTGCAGTTGATCCTGCCGCTGGGGCTGTTTCTCGGGATCCTTCTGGCCTATGGCCGGCTGTACCTCGAAAGTGAAATGACCGTGCTCTCGGCCACTGGCATGAGCCAGCAGCGCCTGCTGGGCATGACCATGGCGCCAGCGGCACTGGTTGCCCTGCTGGTGGCCTGGCTGAGCCTGGGCCTGGCGCCACAGGGTGTTACCCAGGTGGCAAAGATCATCAACCAGCAGGATGCCCTGACCGAGTTCGATACCCTGGTACCGGGGCGATTCCAGACCTTGCGTGACGGGTCGCGGGTGACCTATACCGAACAGCTGTCGGACGATCGGGTCAACCTGGGCGGCGTGTTCATTTCCGAGAAGCGCTTCAATCAGGACAAGACCAAGGACCGTGGTCCTTCGGTGCTGGTCGCCGAGAAGGGCCACCAGCAGGTCAATGCCGACGGCAATCGCTACCTGATCCTGGAAAACGGTTACCGCTACGATGGCAATCCGGGCCAGGCTGACTACCGGGCGATCAAGTACGACACCTACGGCGTGCTGTTGCCCAAGCCTGAAGTCAGCGAGGAAATCACCGAGCGTGAAGCCATTCCGACCTCGCAACTGATCGGCAGTGACGGGCTGCGCGAGCGTGCCGAGCTGCAATGGCGTCTGTCGTTGCCGCTGCTGGTGTTTGTCGTGACCCTGCTGGCGGTGCCGCTGTCGCGGGTCAACCCGCGCCAGGGCCGCTTCCTCAAATTGCTGCCGGCAATTCTTCTGTATATGGCGTACCTGACAATGCTGATTGCCGTGCGTGGCGCCCTGGAGAAAGGCAAGCTGCCGATCGGCCTGGGCATCTGGTGGGTCCATGGCCTGTTCCTGTCGATCGGCCTCGGCCTGATGTACTGGGAGCCGCTGCGCCTCAAGCGTGCCGCTCGCCGTGCGGAGGTGGCCCATGGTTAAACTCGACAACTACATCGGCAAAAGCGTGCTGATGGCCATTCTGGCGGTGCTGGGGATCATCCTGGGCCTGGCCTCGCTGTTCGCCTTCATCGACGAGATGGGCGATATCACCGATACCTACACCTTGATGGATGCGGGTAACTTCGTCCTGCTGACCGCCCCGCGGCGGCTGTACGACATGCTGCCGATGGCGGCCCTGATCGGCTGCCTGATCGGCCTGGGCAGCCTGGCCAGCAGCAGTGAACTGACCATCATGCGTGCCGCTGGCGTGTCTATCGGCCGCATCGTCTGGGCAGTGATGAAACCGATGCTGGTGTTGATGCTGGCCGGTATCCTGATTGGCGAATACCTGGCCCCGGTCACCGAGAACAAGGCCCAGGCCGACCGTTCCCTGGCCCAGGGCGGTGGCGAGGCGCAGAGCTCCAAGCGCGGCATGTGGCACCGTCAGGGCGATGAGTTCGTGCACATCAACTCGGTGCAGCCCAACGGCCTGCTGTACGGCGTGACCCGCTATCGTTTTGACAGCGAGCGGCACATGCAGACGTCCAGCTTTGCCCGTCGCGCCCAGTATAAGGAAGACCACTGGTTGCTCAGTGATGTCACCACTACGCATTTCCGAGGCGACCACACCGAAGTGGTGAAAACCCCTGAAGAGCGCTGGGACGTATCCGTCACACCGCAATTGCTCAACACTGTGGTCGTAGCGCCAGAGTCGCTCTCGATCACCGGCCTTTGGGACTATATCCACTACCTTTCCGACCAGGGCCTGAATAATGCCCGCTACTGGCTGGCGTTCTGGACCAAGGTGCTGCAGCCGATGGTTACCGCTGCGCTGGTACTGATGGCGATCTCATTCATCTTTGGCCCGCTGCGCTCGGTCACCCTCGGTCAGCGGGTGTTCACCGGTGTGCTGGTAGGCTTCGTGTTCCGCATCGCCCAGGACCTGCTCGGGCCATCGAGCCAGGTGTTTGGTTTCCCGCCGTTGCTGGCGGTGGTGTTACCGGCGGCGATCTGTGCGGTGGCCGGGCTGTGGATGCTGCGTCGGGCTGGCTAGTATGACCGCACCATAAAAAAGGCCCTGACACTTGAGTGTCAGGGCCTTTTTTATGGTGCATTGAGTCAAGGCCAGCGGATGCCAGTGTCGACGACTTCAATTTCAAAGGCCAGTGTTTCACCGGCTTCGTCATTCAGGTAATGCGACTGGTAGTCTCCTGCCTGGGTCTTGTTGTATGCCGCCATCGGGCGCAGGTTTTCGCTGATGATCCTGACATCACTGTACTCGCCAGGGGCTGTTATCCGTTTGCTCAGGCTCCAGAACGGTCCGGGTGTGTCCTTTGCCGGGTACAGGCCGATATACCTGTTTGTGCTCCAGTCCAGCCGTTGATTGTGGGAGGTTTCCCGCTGGTTGGCTGCTCGCCAGGTACGAATTTCGTAGTAATCAATGGTATTGGCGACGTTAAGGGCGCCGAACCAGAACAGTTGTTTCGGCGCATATGGGTAATCGCTGAGTGTTAGCCAACTGCTATACGTTGCACCATATGAACGGTCTAAATACGTGCTCAGTTCAACGGTTCCCAATTGTCCTTGGTAGTTGCTTTTATTAACCCGTAGGCGGGCAATGAATGAACGGGGTATGTCGTATTGATACATGGTAGAACTCTCCAGGTAGGGGGCGCTATCCTGAAGTGCTCGCATGTTATTGAGCAGCCGTCTTGTTCTGCTTGATCGGTACGTCGTTTCGGGCGAGCGCTGTCGGACGTTGGTACAAGGTAATGATTTCCGGCTGTTCACATAAGGTGATTGATTTAAGTTGTTCAACTTACTCAATCATCAAGATGGAGAGCAGTTATGGAAAAGCACGAGTCTTATCCGGAGCACCGCAAGGGTTATCCGTTGCTACGTGGGTCTGCGAAGATCGACAGGTACCTGCTTGCGGGGGCGCACGGGCTGAGGCAAGGCTGTTGGGTGGAGGGGGAAACCGTGCGGGGTGATGTATTTATCGGTAGGCAGAACTGGCACACTTACAGTCGACCGGTATTTGCCTACCTTGAGCAGGTGGAT encodes:
- a CDS encoding leucyl aminopeptidase; its protein translation is MELVVKSVAAASLKTATLVLPVTQGGKLGAIAKSIDEATGGALASVLKRGDLTGNVGQTLLLHSLPNLKAERVLLVGTGKDGELGDRSFRKVIASVLTVLKGLNGGDAALALDDVNVSGRDAFYGKTRLLAETLLDGQYVFDQFKSKKAEPRALKKITLLSAKAGVSEVERAVKHAVAIANGMGFTRDLGNLPPNVCHPSYLAEQAKALGKEFKALKVEVLDEKKIKDLGMGAFYAVGQGSDQPPRLIVLNYQGGKKSEKPFVLVGKGITFDTGGISLKPGAGMDEMKFDMGGAASVFGTLRAVLELQLPINLVCLLACAENMPSGGATRPGDIVTTMSGQTVEILNTDAEGRLVLCDTLTYAERFKPQAVIDIATLTGACIVALGSHTSGLMGNNDELVGQLLDAGKRADDRAWQLPLFDEYQEQLDSPFADIANIGGPKAGTITAGCFLSRFAKAYHWAHLDIAGTAWISGGKDKGATGRPVPLLTQYLLDRANA
- a CDS encoding DNA polymerase III subunit chi gives rise to the protein MSKVDFYILPSTAPSARLDFACKLCEKAWRLGHRVYLHCRDSAQRDELDARLWAFKGEAFVPHSAAEDEPQGSVGLGLGDDAGNHQDLLINLDLKVPPFAARFARIAEIVVEEPAIRQAARESFRFYREQGYALQDHRLQRL
- the lptG gene encoding LPS export ABC transporter permease LptG; the protein is MVKLDNYIGKSVLMAILAVLGIILGLASLFAFIDEMGDITDTYTLMDAGNFVLLTAPRRLYDMLPMAALIGCLIGLGSLASSSELTIMRAAGVSIGRIVWAVMKPMLVLMLAGILIGEYLAPVTENKAQADRSLAQGGGEAQSSKRGMWHRQGDEFVHINSVQPNGLLYGVTRYRFDSERHMQTSSFARRAQYKEDHWLLSDVTTTHFRGDHTEVVKTPEERWDVSVTPQLLNTVVVAPESLSITGLWDYIHYLSDQGLNNARYWLAFWTKVLQPMVTAALVLMAISFIFGPLRSVTLGQRVFTGVLVGFVFRIAQDLLGPSSQVFGFPPLLAVVLPAAICAVAGLWMLRRAG
- a CDS encoding DNA polymerase III subunit chi — encoded protein: MDKPTPMPQSAHLLDDLESIRQLLGDASLEPPLLTDTVEEQIPLLLEEAEAAPQPAPQAPADPQAKRQETLLHLDSELRAAAQLIMQDVINDFAPHIESEIKRRLDARLERLLNQ
- a CDS encoding valine--tRNA ligase yields the protein MDKTYQPHAIETSWYNTWESENYFAPQGAGDSYTIMIPPPNVTGSLHMGHGFNNAIMDALIRFRRMQGRDTLWQPGTDHAGIATQMLVERQLEAKGQNRHDLGREKFLEKVWEWKDQSGGNISRQIRRLGSSVDWSRERFTMDDGLSEAVKEAFVRLHEDGLIYRGKRLVNWDTKLHTAISDLEVENHDEKGHLWNLRYPLADGAKTADGKDYLIVATTRPETMLGDAAVAVNPEDERYKALIGKFVELPLVGRRIPIIADDYCDPEFGTGCVKITPAHDFNDYEVGKRHNLPLLNIFDKNAFVLPAAQVFNLDGSLNESLDATLPAQYAGLDRFVARKQIVADFDAAGLLVSIDDHALKVPKGDRSGTVIEPWLTDQWYVSTKPLAEPAIAAVEDGRIQFVPKQYENMYFSWMRDIQDWCISRQLWWGHRIPAWYDESGKVYVGRSEEEVRAKHNLGADVVLNQDNDVLDTWFSSGLWTFSTLGWPQQTEFLKKFHSTDVLVTGFDIIFFWVARMIMLTMHLVKNEDGTPQVPFKTVYVHGLVRDGLGQKMSKSKGNVLDPLDIVDGITLDELLEKRTSGMMQPKLAEKIAKQTKAEFPEGIASYGTDALRFTFCSLASTGRDIKFDMGRVEGYRNFCNKIWNAARYVLDKGEDCGQNGEAYELSLADRWIISQLQRTEAEVTRQLDQFRFDLAAQALYEFIWNQYCDWYLELSKPVLWDENAPVERARGTRRTLVRVLEVALRLAHPFMPFITEEIWQRLAPLAGAEGKTIMLQPWPVANESRIDAAAEGDIEWLKELMLGVRNIRGEMNIGPGKPLQLFLKNASAEDQRRLQENEALLKKLAKIESFTVLREQDEAPLSATALVGDLQVLVPMAGLIDKDAELARLNKEIQRLQGEVQRVGGKLSNAAFVDKAPPAVIDKERAKLAEAEQALANFTEQHARIAAL
- the lptF gene encoding LPS export ABC transporter permease LptF; this encodes MIVFRYLSREVLVTLSAVSAVLLVIIMSGRFIKYLAQAAQGVLDPSVLFLIMGYRLPGFLQLILPLGLFLGILLAYGRLYLESEMTVLSATGMSQQRLLGMTMAPAALVALLVAWLSLGLAPQGVTQVAKIINQQDALTEFDTLVPGRFQTLRDGSRVTYTEQLSDDRVNLGGVFISEKRFNQDKTKDRGPSVLVAEKGHQQVNADGNRYLILENGYRYDGNPGQADYRAIKYDTYGVLLPKPEVSEEITEREAIPTSQLIGSDGLRERAELQWRLSLPLLVFVVTLLAVPLSRVNPRQGRFLKLLPAILLYMAYLTMLIAVRGALEKGKLPIGLGIWWVHGLFLSIGLGLMYWEPLRLKRAARRAEVAHG